From Acidaminococcales bacterium, the proteins below share one genomic window:
- a CDS encoding acyl-CoA thioesterase, which yields MFSFEETVRFADTDMMGVAHHANYFRWFESARVAFLKAAGIDLWDLMKAGYSFPISDARCVYKVSARYGDCLGIQVTMPELTRAKMVFSYQARRRADAALLAEGHTCNVFTNAGGKVARLCDEFYQPLLSFYEKEKSAAGGEP from the coding sequence TTGTTCTCTTTTGAAGAAACGGTCCGTTTCGCCGACACCGACATGATGGGCGTGGCGCACCACGCCAATTACTTTCGGTGGTTCGAGTCTGCCAGGGTGGCTTTTTTGAAAGCCGCCGGCATTGATCTTTGGGACTTGATGAAAGCCGGCTATTCTTTTCCGATCAGCGACGCGCGTTGCGTTTACAAGGTTTCCGCGCGTTACGGCGATTGCCTTGGCATACAGGTAACAATGCCCGAATTGACGCGGGCAAAGATGGTGTTTTCCTACCAGGCGCGCCGGCGCGCCGATGCCGCATTGCTGGCCGAAGGCCATACCTGCAACGTTTTTACCAATGCGGGCGGCAAGGTCGCGCGGCTTTGCGATGAATTTTATCAGCCGCTTCTTAGTTTTTACGAAAAGGAAAAGTCCGCCGCCGGGGGCGAACCGTGA